The Arachis ipaensis cultivar K30076 chromosome B07, Araip1.1, whole genome shotgun sequence genomic interval CCCGCGCCCATATTAAGAAATTCCAATCCATGATGTTTTTTAATGGCGCTAACAATGAACCTGTACTCTGTCGAGCTTTTTCAACTTACCTTGATGGTGCTGCGTTACTCTGGTTTTCTAAGTTATCTGCAGGTTCAATTTCTTCTTTTGAGGAGCTGGCAAGGTCTTTTATCGATTACTTTGCCGCATCAAGAATATATGTGCACGGATCAGACTATCTAGGCACTATCAAACAAGGACAACATGAAAGCCTAAAGGACTACATGACTCGGTTTGCTGAGGCAACCATGGAGATTCAAGACTTAGATCCGGCAGTCCACCTGCACGCCCTTAAAGCCGGCCTCAGACCTGGCAAGTTCTGGGAGATGATTGTTGTAACTAAACCAAAGACACTAAAAGAGTTCCGAGAAAGGGCCGCAGGCCAGATGGAGATCGAAGAGCTCTGCGAATCCCAGAAAGCAGATAAACAGCCACACAGAAGAGATGAGGAAAAAAATTTTAGATCACCGAGCAACAAGAAACCAAAGAAGCCTCTCAAGCTCACACCAAAATTTAATACCTACACCAGATTCAACACCAAGAGGGAGAACATCATCAAGGAGATTCTCAATGCCAAAATAGTAAAATCGCCGGCCCGAGCAGGGAGTTACCAATATCAAAGGTTCGTGGATAGAAGCAAGCATTGCGCTTTTCATCAAAAGTTCAGACACACTACAGACGAGTGCATCGTTGCCAAAGACCTACTCAAAAGACTAGCACGCCAAGGACTCCTAGACAAGTACGTCGAAGGACGTAAAACCAAAGAAGTCACCTCGGACAGAGATGAGCACCCACGAGCATCAACAGACAAGGACAAAGGAAAACGGACATCACCCAACTTGCCAAGAGGTATTATCAACTACATATCAGGAGGTTACGCAGGTGGGGGTGAAACAACTTCGGCTAGAAAACGAAGTTATAGAGCGATGCTAGCAATTGAAGGAACAACACACCTCCAAAGAGAAAAAGACGCAGACATCACAATAACATTCAATCAATCAGACTTCAAATTGGCAAGCCCTAACCTCGACGATCCGGTAGTAATCTCCATTCAAGCTGGAGAACTGTTGGTAAGAAAAACACTACTAGATCCAGGTAGCAGTGctgatgttttattttattccactttcaaaAAAATGAAATTATCAGAAAAAATAATGCAACCTTCCTCTAGAGAGCTGGTTGGTTTCTCCGTAGAAAGAGTCCCCATTATGGGACATATATGGTTAAGGACGACGATGGGAGAAGACCCTATCTCAAAGTCGATTGATATCCAATATTTGATAGTAGACTGTTATAGCCTTTATAATATTATCATCAGAAGACCTGCTCTGAATGCATTCAGGGCATTAGTGTCTATTTTACATCTGTGTGTTAAGTTTCCCGTGCAGGAAAACAGGATAGCAACAATGTATGTGGATCACCAAGAAGCTCGGCAGTGCTACAATGCCAGCCTAAAGCAAAACTCAACAAAACAGACAACTCGGCCACAAGTGCAAGCAATCCATAATACAGCCATGATCTTAACATTATCCGAGCTTGATCCAAGGGAGGATTTCAATGAAAGACCTCAGCCAATGGACAACCTCCAGCGAGTAATATTAACAGAAAATGAGAAGCATTTCACACACATCGGAGAAGCCTTAGAGGGGGAAGAACGATCAAAACTAATAACAATACTTCGAAGCAACGCCGATCTATTCGCGTGGACGCCTGATGACATGCCTGGAATAAATCCAGAAGTCATCTTCCACAAGCTAGCAATTGACAAGGGAGTCCGACCTGtggcataaaagaaaagaaacctaggagaagagaaaaaacaaGGAGCACTAAAGGAAACCAAGAATCTCCTCAATGCAAGATTCATTAAAGAGATCTGCTTCACCACATGGCTCTCcaatgtggtaatggtaaggaaaaGCTCAGGTAAAtagcgcatgtgcgtcgactttacaaaTTTAAATAAAGCTTGTCCTAAAGATGATTATCTGTTACCTTGCATtgataaattagtagataatgcCTCTGGTTTCAAAAGcttaagttttatggatgcatactctggttaCAACCAGATCCTAATGCATCCAGAGGACCAAAGCAAAACAGCCTTTATTACAGAACATGGGAATTTTTGCTATAAGGTAATTCCTTTTGGCCTAAAGAATGCAGGGGCAACGTATCAAAGACTAATGGACAAGGTATTTCGACAACAAATAGGTCGGAATATGGAAATCTACGTAGATGATATGGTAGCAAAGAAAACTGAATGAGGTTCACATTGCGACGACTTGTTGGAAGTTTACAATCAAGTTCGAGCATACAACATGAGGCTTAACCTAGATAAATGTGCCTTTGGAGTTTAAGGAGGAaaattcctcggcttcatgctGACTTCACGAGGGATTGAAGCAAACCCAGAAAAGTGCAATGCAATACTGAACATGGCAAGCCCGAAGACAATAAAAGAAGTTCAACAACTTGCAGGAAGAGTAGCCGCCCTGTCACGTTTCTTACCTGCAGTGGCAAACCGATCATATCATTTCTTCCAAATAATCTCTAAGAATAAGAAATTTGCATGGACCGAGGAATGTGAAAAATCTTTTGTGGAGCTCAAACAGCTCTTAGCATCACCTCCAATACTCCAGAGACCAGAAACAGGTAAACCATTGCATTTATACTTATCAGTATCTAACCATGCTATAAGTTCGGTCCTAGTGGTTGAAACAGGGAAAATGCAAAGCcctgtatacttcatcagtagggTATTACAGCCAACGGAGACAAGATACCTGAGAATAGAACAACCGGTGCTAGCACTAGTCACCACGGCAAGGAGACTAAGGCACTATTTCCAGAGCCACACAATAATAGTCCGTACTGACCAACCTCTGAGACAGATATTAACCAGACCCGAGTTTGCTAGACGATTAATCAAATGGTCCATCGAGCTCTCTAAGTTTGACATTCAGTACCAATCAAGGAAAACCTTGAAATCACAAATACTGGCCGACTTCATCTCAGAAATGACTACCGAGGCACAACCCGCAGAGACGAGTTGGAGTATACACGTAGATGGAGCATCAAACAGAGAAGGAAGCGGAGCATGCATACTATTAAAGGAAGGAGGCAAAGTAATAGCCGAGCAATCACTATAGTTCCACTTTACTACAAGCAATAACCAGGTAGAATATGAGGCTCTGCTGATAGGACTAAAGCTCGCCCAACAACTCAAAATACCTCGGATAATAGTTTACTGCGACTCTTTACTAGTAGTACATCAAATCAAAGGCGACTACCAGGTAAAAGATCCTTTGTTAGAGAAGTATTGGCTCATAACAAAGGATCTTATTTCAAAGTTCAATGAATTTAACATTATTCATGTAAACCGAGAGCAAAACACTAGAGCTGATGTATTATCCAAATTAGCCACTACTAGGCAGACAACAAGCACACCAGCACTATCACAGTTGACACTTGATAAACCGAGCTTTGAGCTAAATACAATATCAAGTATCATGCAGGTACAGGATTGGAGAACACCTTTCCTCAAATACATCAATACAAGAACCGTACCAAAGAAAGAATCAAGCTTACCACTCTTCCAAAGGAGGGCAAGCTTCTACACAGTGATAGGAAGCACCCTGTACAGGCGAGGATACTCACAACCACTCCTCAAATGCATCAGCAAAGATGAGGCCGAAGAAGTCATGGCAAAAACACACGAGGGGGTCTGCGGGAACCACATCGGAGGCCGAGCACTGGCCGCCAAAATATTACAGATAGGGTATTACTGGCCAACAATCAAAAGAGACTGTATTTTAAAAGTCAAAGCATGCAACAATCAAAAACACGCCACAGTCTCAGAAATTCCATCCGAAAAGCTCCACACCGtagaggtaagctggcctttcgATAAATGGGAACTAGATATCCTCAGACCTTTCCCAAAAGTGCCAGGACAGGTAAAATTCCTTTTAGTATCAATAGACTATTTCTCTaaatggatagaagcacaacCACTAGCACACATAACAGTAGACAAGGTGAGATCTTTCCTATGGAAAAATATCATATGTAGGTATGGCATACCAAGAGAAATAATCTCTGATAATGGAAGGCAGTTTACAGATCATAAACTCGCTTCTTTCCTAACAAATTTCAACATTAAATATCATTTCAGCTCGGTTGAGCACCCACAAACTAATGGACAGATCGAGTCCGCTAATAGAATTATCTTGCAGGGTTTAAAGAAAAAGCTCGGCGAAGCCAAAGGCGAGTAGGCCGACCTCATTCCAGAAATCTTGTGGAGTTATAATACTACAATCCAATCTGCTACAGGAGAAACTCCTTTCAAACTAGTATATGGCGCAGAAGCACTAATCCCAATAGAGGTCAGCATTTCAACGTTAAGGGCCGAGCTATACAATCAACAAAGTAACCTGCAAGCTAGAACAGCCAAGCTAGACCTTGTAGAGGAGAAAGAGACATTTCAGCCATAAGACAACGAGCTATGAAAAAATTCATGGAAGGAAGACACAATAAAAAGGTCGTTCGAAGGTCTTTCAATGAAGGAGACCTCGTACTAAGACGAACAGAAGAAGCGCGGAAACCCCCAGCACATGAAAAACTAGCAGCGAACTGGGAAGGGCCGCTCTAAGTAGTCAAGAACCTCGGCAAGGGGGCTTACAAACTAGAAACCCTCAAGGGAGGCCAAATTCTAGGAACATGGAATGTATTCTCCCTAAGGAAATATCAATCATAACATATACTGTAATCCGCGGatgaaggtactctttttccccTTTGAAGTTTTTTTTCCCAAACAATATGGGTTTTACTCGaagagggttttaacgaggccagACGCCACAAATCATTGTATGAAAGTCACTACTATTTCAAACAATCCAATATCTAGGTTATCATAATGTTGGCAACTAACATATCTTATAACAAACAGCAAAATTCCAATATTCAAAATAAACCGAGCTTCATACTCGGAGATCAATAAACATGACCCGAGCATCATACTCGGGAATATTTAAAAGGCAATCTAAATAAAGAGTCAAGTACATATCCAAGGCAAAAAAGCCATACACAACTTTACAAAACATAAACGAAACAGCCTAGTCCGCCTTGTCACCAATGCTCGATTCCTTGCTGTCATCGACCGCCACAACATGATCAAAACCTTGTGCAAAGGCCTCATAAACCTCGTTTTCTAACTCTTTGATTCTAGATTCTAAACATTCATTTTCAGCCTTAACAGTTTTGGCTTGTTCATTGGAGGAAAGTTGAAGACGTTTCTCCTCAGCAAGCTCTGATTCCTTCAACCTCAAGGAAGAAGACAACTCGGTAATGGTTTTGTCTTTCTCCTGCACGGCCGAGGAAAGCTCAGCAATCTCCAAGGTGGCCTTATGGTCCTTCTCAAAAGCAAGTTCCTGAGCTCTTCCAACAGCCACGATACGAGCACCAATCACCCACAATAGAGACaaacaatcaaaatacaaaaaaaaaaataatgaatcaTGAGAAACAAGTTTACACACACCAGTAGAAAACGGCTCTCCCCAACATGTCCGACTTCATTAATCAACTTCAGATCATCAGGAAAGCAGCAGAGCTTATCAGCCATAGTAGAGAATGGATAGAGCTTCCCCCACAGCGATCGAGCATGCACGTCCCCATATAGTCGTGCAACTTCTTTTGAGACTCATATGCCGACTCCACCATTTGAAGATCTGCAGAAGAGTCTCCCTTACCTTTCACATGCCCTCTCTTCCGTTTCGGTTTATAGGTCGGATCAGGTTGAATTGGAATACCTACAGCACCTTTCTTAGCATTTGTAGTCGACCCTTCCTTCTCCCCCTTTTTTCGTTGACTAAAAAACGACTTCAATCCGGCAGTAGTAATAGTTGGAGCCTTCTCACCTACATAACAAACGACGAAATAAGAACAGACCAAGTCAAAACGACAATAAAGCAAAAATGCCCAAATTACCTATGTAATCCAAAACAGCTTGCCTATCAGTATCCCATTTTAACAACTCGGCTACAGACAACAGTTCCTTCGGACCCAACATCTCAAACAGAAACTCCATCACAATCTGGTCATCAACAAACCTATCATCCACGTCCAAAACTTGCATAGGCTCAGGACACCATGACAGAGAAAACCTCTCTATAAGGTACTCGTTTAAGTAAAAAGGAAACTCCTCAGGCacactcctaaccttaacaaacatcgttttaaaatctttaaaaaaagatttgtAAAGACCAAAGATGGCACGACAAGGATAACTACTCAGATTAACCCAAAGCCCACGACCAACCCCTTTAGCCTGGAACAACGAGAAAAACAACCTAAGAGAAGGAGGATGTTCAAGTAAATCCATCAAAATCTCAAAAGCCCTCACAAACCCTCACGAGTTTGGATGAAGCTGAGTCGGAGCATAGTTCAACCAATAAAGAACGCCACACTCGAAGTCAGTGAAGGGAAGCCTAACTCCTAATTCAGTAAACAAACAACTATACATATAAAAGAAGGACCAATCATCACGACGATGGAAGACGCGATCACTACTCTGACAAGGGAGTATTTCTATCTTAATGCCACTACCATCTCTAACCCAAACATCAGAACCCAACATCTCAACAGCTTCCCTATCACTAAATTGCGAGGAATAACCCCTAACCCTAGCATCAACCCAACCATATGGGTCAACTTCATTAACACCAACCTTTTCCTCTTCCATGAAACAGAAgcaagaaaacaaaagcaaacaagAAAGGAAGTGGAAGCAGAAGAACAGATTAACACTCACCTTTTTTGCTCATTTTTATCAGAAAGCAACAATTCCCAAATGCAAAAACCAACGGTTGCGAACACGCATATTACAAATGAACTAAGCAGTTACATATGAAACGTTATTTTTTCATCTCAACCATTGAAGAAACCCACGTTCAAACCCCCCTCAATCACACGGCCAGGGGCACCTTGAAACGCGCAACGCACGTCAAATCAATCATTCATTAAGGCGCGAAGAACAAAGCAAAAATTAAATGTAGAGACCGTTTCAAATTCCTGCACAGAACCAATCCGAGTTTGGGGGCTACGGGGTACGGATGCAACAACAAATCCATGGCCGAGGTATACGATATTACCGCTAAAAAGCTCGCCTTTGTCCTGTCCAAACCAaggcaagcttgggggctatgatatgTAACCTATACCTCGGCCACCCAAAAACTCGGAACAAAAAAATAAAGTCGAAcccgaaaatttgaaaaaaagagaGACCTGGTAAGCAAAATCTGATCACCTAAAACAGAACACGATAACTGACCCAGAATCTCGAACCTATTCGCAACAAACGAGCAAAACATCATCTATAAAGCCAAGTATACAACCCCGGCTAAAGATCAGGTTCTACCTTTAGTTTTACATTAACTTAGTATATTTACTAAACCTCCttattgacttgagcgtcggagtatcttttgcAGGTATTTTTGTCGCGGTGTTCCGTCCAGATCGACGTATAGCTCTCCCTCCTCAACGAGTGTTATTCGGAATCGCTATAGCTCGGTCACCCCTA includes:
- the LOC107606855 gene encoding uncharacterized protein LOC107606855, with protein sequence MPKNFVLPTALEPYKGFGDPRAHIKKFQSMMFFNGANNEPVLCRAFSTYLDGAALLWFSKLSAGSISSFEELARSFIDYFAASRIYVHGSDYLGTIKQGQHESLKDYMTRFAEATMEIQDLDPAVHLHALKAGLRPGKFWEMIVVTKPKTLKEFRERAAGQMEIEELCESQKADKQPHRRDEEKNFRSPSNKKPKKPLKLTPKFNTYTRFNTKRENIIKEILNAKIVKSPARAGSYQYQRFVDRSKHCAFHQKFRHTTDECIVAKDLLKRLARQGLLDKYVEGRKTKEVTSDRDEHPRASTDKDKGKRTSPNLPRGIINYISGGYAGGGETTSARKRSYRAMLAIEGTTHLQREKDADITITFNQSDFKLASPNLDDPVVISIQAGELLVRKTLLDPGSSADVLFYSTFKKMKLSEKIMQPSSRELVGFSVERVPIMGHIWLRTTMGEDPISKSIDIQYLIVDCYSLYNIIIRRPALNAFRALVSILHLCVKFPVQENRIATMYVDHQEARQCYNASLKQNSTKQTTRPQVQAIHNTAMILTLSELDPREDFNERPQPMDNLQRVILTENEKHFTHIGEALEGEERSKLITILRSNADLFAWTPDDMPGINPEVIFHKLAIDKGVRPVA
- the LOC107606856 gene encoding uncharacterized protein LOC107606856, producing the protein MASPKTIKEVQQLAGRVAALSRFLPAVANRSYHFFQIISKNKKFAWTEECEKSFVELKQLLASPPILQRPETGKPLHLYLSVSNHAISSVLVVETGKMQSPVYFISRVLQPTETRYLRIEQPVLALVTTARRLRHYFQSHTIIVRTDQPLRQILTRPEFARRLIKWSIELSKFDIQYQSRKTLKSQILADFISEMTTEAQPAETSWSIHVEYEALLIGLKLAQQLKIPRIIVYCDSLLVVHQIKGDYQVKDPLLEKYWLITKDLISKFNEFNIIHVNREQNTRADVLSKLATTRQTTSTPALSQLTLDKPSFELNTISSIMQVQDWRTPFLKYINTRTVPKKESSLPLFQRRASFYTVIGSTLYRRGYSQPLLKCISKDEAEEVMAKTHEGVCGNHIGGRALAAKILQIGYYWPTIKRDCILKVKACNNQKHATVSEIPSEKLHTVEVSWPFDKWELDILRPFPKVPGQVKFLLVSIDYFSKWIEAQPLAHITVDKVRSFLWKNIICRYGIPREIISDNGRQFTDHKLASFLTNFNIKYHFSSVEHPQTNGQIESANRIILQGLKKKLGEAKGE